A window of Citrus sinensis cultivar Valencia sweet orange chromosome 7, DVS_A1.0, whole genome shotgun sequence contains these coding sequences:
- the LOC112498955 gene encoding precursor of CEP9-like — MAKIQSIISKCIILAALIACHAILSSEGRQIKSMNRKETISTEGKKEILPPIGYQESAAAHEEDDFRPTTPGNSPGVGHSHHTLDNIEDVESKVVGTSNIAAGHSVAGFKDDFRPTSPGHSPGIGHKNAETKA; from the coding sequence ATGGCAAAAATCCAATCCATAATTAGTAAATGTATTATTCTCGCTGCCCTAATAGCCTGCCATGCAATTCTTTCCAGTGAAGGAAGGCAAATAAAGTCAATGAACAGGAAGGAAACAATTTCAAcagaaggaaagaaagaaatattgCCACCCATTGGTTATCAGGAATCAGCTGCAGCACACGAAGAAGATGATTTTAGGCCAACGACACCTGGAAACAGCCCTGGAGTTGGCCATTCTCATCATACACTTGATAATATTGAAGATGTTGAATCCAAAGTGGTTGGTACCAGTAACATTGCTGCTGGACATTCAGTTGCGGGATTCAAAGATGATTTCCGCCCCACATCACCAGGACACAGTCCCGGCATCGGCCACAAAAACGCAGAAACAAAAGcctag